CGCTGCGGTTGTGCCAGGGTAAGATGGGCTGTTTCGGGTCGACGAATTCGTGAGAATAATGCAATTCGGGAattgatggatgatgtGCCTATGAATCGCCAAAGTGGGATAGCCCAACTTGGCACTCGACCAAACCCTGGATACTTGTTGTAAATACGTCGAATACCGTACCTTTAAGGCTTCATCTTGGCTTTGCCAGCCTGGGTTTTGCGCCCCATGCTTCACGACTCATCTGCTTTACCCTTTCCCCCTCGCTTCGCCATTTCTCGTCTCTCGTCTCATCCCGCTGCtgtccatctccatcctccatcttgtTGGCCTCTGTCCCAGCCTCCCCAATCTCCCCCGGGCCAGCTACCCTAACTTCCCCGACTTCCCCAACTTCCCCGACTTCCCCAACTTCCCCGACTTCCCCAACTTCCCCAACTGCCCCAACTTCCCCAGCTTCCCCACGTCCcacttccctttcctttcctttttctacTTGAAAACAGCAAAGAATACAGATATGCATAGCACACACAGTACATAACACTACAGCACGCAAAAAGAAGGTAGAGAGCAAAATCACACGATTGGAAATAATTTAATGTAATCGTGTACAGACACAGGAGGGCGCAAAAGGTAAAAGTATGACACATCAACAGTTTAGCCTTTATTTTAAGCTTCATATATTTCACATTTACTTATTTATGTCTTTTCGACTTCTCTTTTGTGGTTCTTTCGTAATTATCTAATTAAATTTTAGACTTCACTTCGAGGTACCCCGGCTTACCCCGAGTACACTTATACAACGAGAGAGTCGCCTAAACTGATGACCAAAAACTGGTTTTATGGACCCTATCAATTTGTGTACGGATTATGGCGAAGGATGCGGATTGTCCTCATTGACAAATTTTTGGCGCCCTACCCTCAACCGGGCACCAAAAGACGTTGCTTAATCATCCTTGGGCGATCATCCCTTGCTTCGTTATTAGAGCTACTCGAAACAATCGAAATTgaatccatctctttcaagTTCTCGGTACTTTTggctttcttttttttattcAATCTTCCTTCCGGCCATGTATCTACTCAGTCCACCTCTTTACCCTCACCCCTCAACCCGTCCGTCTTTCACCTTATTTTTCAATTTCTCTCCCACTCATGAAAACATTCAGTGTCTTTCATTCGGTTCCGGACGCGACATGTTCCGCCAGTCCATTCTTCCTGAATCTCTCTTGATTCTCTCCCTATATGTCCTGCGGTCACTAACCATTACTGTCAATGCCGCCTTTCACCGCTCTGCAAGTAAATGTACTACAACTTTGGCCGATATTGGCGACACAATCCCTCTACCTTCGATGGCACCGCTGGAGAGTTTGGAATCACGTTCTTCCAGGGTTGTTGGCAATTACCTGCTTCAGAGTACGAACCATTCGGAAAAGGTTCAGCCAAGGATGAGGCAAGTAGGACGGGGGATagcaaaaaaaggaatgaTGGGAACTTATCAGACATGTTTCTGTTGATCGAACCATCGAGCCAAAACTGGTTCCCCCAAAGGTAGAACTAAACTCTTTAGCAGCCACTCCTTATTGAGATGACAAAGTAAGCCGTGACCGCGTCACCTGAGACTATGGCTCAATGCGCTCGGAACCTGgaacaaaaaaggatgaaggatgatgtAAGTCGTCGAAGTCGTAGTCGTAGTTGTGCGAGCGAATATCTGCAGGACGACAGACCGAATCTTATGTAGTATGGTGTATAAACGTGATACATAAAGTTTCGATACCTTCATACAATCGTTTATACTTCGATTTATCTTCCTTATATCCCTTCGATCGGTAGTTCTATTCTTTGTACATCTGTTTCCTGgccctttctttcttcttatTATACAACAAACTAATAATAAGTACGTACTGTAACAATATGCACGTTATAAGTCAACAGCTATTGGCGTACGCATACAATATTATATGTATGGCTCACTTCTCCTGCAGCTTGAAGTGTTGCTTAATGGACTCGATGCATAGTCTATATATGCCGAGCGAGATCGATGCAGCAACAGATCATGccagtgatgatgatgatactATCATTTACTACAAGGAGTGCCACACTCTGACGCGTCCGGCCATTTTTAACGCGTTTGCGTTGACATGAGTTTCAGCTCGCTCGGCGCGTTCATTTCTTGCAtttcaccaccttcccaaTTACTTATCTTAATTCAAGTTACTCTTCATTTACCGAAAAGCCACCGGCGGCTATTGGCAGGATGTCCACAGTGACCTTTGAAAATAGTACGTGCCGTTGATGCTGTGGAGTGCAGAAGCTGACGGGACTGATTAGTCTTTCACGGTGATTCTGCCGACTTGGGAAGTGAGTTCTGACGGGCTTCAAAAAGCGGTCATGGGATGTGTATGCGATGGGTGCACTGGCAGAGGGGGATTTGTTGCTTTCAGGTGGATTTTTGGCAAGGATTGGTTGCCGTGGAGCTGTGGAGTCCGGATCCGGATGGCGTGGCTTTGAGCATCATAAGTCGTGGCCGGATTGACCTTGATGAGCTTTTCAAGAATTCTCGACCATCACCGTATTCCCACCGTCAACCACTTACCATGATGTGCTCGACTGATTTAAAGACAAAGAGCTGACCCTATCTTCTAGAGCTCCGTTTTAACCCCGTTGGATTTGGGTGGAAGGCGTACCAGAGCGAGGACAACAACCCCACAACTTATAATGGTTCGGATATCAGGCATGCCACCTGGTTCCGGTGAGTGAATGTCGTCAACACGCCTTACTGATTGCCATCTTTAGAGTCGCCCGTCATTTTCAGCTTCGACTGGGTATGCGAAACTCTGAAAAGCCTCGGATCTCGTTTGACGGTTTCAAGAGAGATGTGAGTGGCAAATTCTGACGTAGTTATTTTGTCATAGCTTATACGTGCTTCTATTGCAGGACTTGGATAAGATCAAGCGGACTCTCCAGGAATATTTCAACATCACGCTTGAGACTAGAGATACGAGTTTGAAGGGATGGAACTGGGGTGAGGCGCAAGTGAAAGGTATGTGCAGTCTCATCCATCGAATCTCGAGCATGCTAACAAATTGATAGGGAGTGATCTAGTCTTCCAAGTTCAAGGCAAAACCGCATTCGACGttcctctctctcaagTCGCCAACTCCAACATTGCCGGCAAGTACGAAGTCGCGCTCGAATTCAACCCTCCTTCCAATTACAAATTTGATCCCAAAGACCTCAATAAGCGTCCTCCTGACGAAATGGTTGAGATGCGTTTCTACATTCCCGGAAAGAGTATGAAAAAGGCTGGTAGCGATGCTGGTAGTGGTGGCGAGGAGACGGAATTGGATGAGGAGGGTAATGAAGTCAGTGCCGCGGATGCGTTCCACAGTTTgatcaaggaaaaggcggaCATTGGAGCTGTCGTCGGGGATAGCATTGTGGTGTTTGAAGACTGTCTAATCTTGACACCCAGGCAAGTTCTTTCACTTGCTATCTCGTCGAAACGATCGCTGATGTATTTGCAGAGGCCGATTCTCTATCGAAGTTTACGCCGACTCCATCCGACTAGTTGGTAAATCCACCGACCACCGAGTCCCATTTACTTCTATTCACCGgatctttcttcttcccaagctTGACGATTTGCACGTTCAGCTCGTTCTTGGTCTCGACCCTCCTATTCGACAAGGCGCTACTCGATACCCCTTCCTTGTCGCACAGTGGCCCAAGGATGAGGTCGTCAATGCGGAACTCAATCTCACAGAGTAAGCTACATTATTATTCCCATGGATATGTGCTGATCAGTTTTAGTGAGGAGCTCGCACAATACCCTGACTTGGAGAAGACTTATGAAGCGACCACCTTCCAGGTCGTCTCTCGTGTGCTCAAAGCATTGActggaaagaaggtgaCCCCCCCCGGAAGCTTGAGAAAGTGAGTTTCTTGCCATCTTTTTACCACGTAAACACAAACTGATTCCCTCCTCAGCGCTCAAGGCCTCAACGGTATCAGAGCTAACGTGAAGGCCGTCCAAGGAGAACTCTACTTCCTCGAAAAAGGCCTGATTTTCATCTCCAAACAACCCATTCTTATCGATTTCTCCAAAACCGATAGTATTTCATTTTCCCGTGTCGGCGGCGGTGTCGCTTCCGCCCGAACATTCGACATGCGCGTCGTATCCAAGACCGGAGGCGCTGACCATGTGTTCAGCGCTATCAACAAGCAAGAAGTCGGACCGATCAGCTCGTTTTTGCAGTCGAAGAATATCCGACTCAAGaatgagatggaggaggcgaTTGTTGATATCGATGAGCCGTTTagcgacgacgatgaggagatggaaagtccttctgaagacgagagaccatcgaaggcaaagaatgACAAATCGAAGACTAAGCCTGTGAAGAAAGCAgccgatgacgatgaagatgagtcTGGTAAGCgctcccttcctctttccattttttcTCATACAATGCATCGTTTGCTGACGAAAACCATgacagatgatgaagactttgaagatgaaTCTTCTGACGGCGGCTCACCAAGTGAATCTGACTCTGACGACGATTCTGGCATGGCTTCAGATGCAAGCGACCCtatgatggaagaactGCGGAAGAAGACTCAAGCGAAGCGaacaaaggcaaaggagacaagtgggagtggaagtgaggatgagaagccgaagaagaagaaggcgaagaaggatgacgatgaataGAGGGTATGGGGTAGTTGAGAGGGGCGAGAGATGCCTGTGTCCAGATGTATCATATGTATGGCTATAGATCGTTTTGGAAAGTCAGGCGAGCCCGAGTTGTTCCAATTCCACAAGTCACATTACATTGCAAATCACATACATGGTACGTACGAGGAAGGGATCAGATATGATAATGAACTCCAAAACAAAGCAAGCTTAATGCTATACAAATCCAACAGATTGCGGGAATCCATACTTAAATGACGCGCACCACATGGTTGAGAAATAGGACTTTTCAAGAACTGAAAGAGGtaagaggagaagataggaaaggaagacaaaagagaaggagaggacCATGATCATCTCCGGCACAAACGCGTGCGAAGATCGTAATTGTATTGCTGTCCTCCTGGTTAAGCTTGTCAAGTCGTCGTATCTTTTTTTATAACTGCTTGGAAGGTACCTGAAACGACCAATTAAACCTTCTGTTGACCGCTGACAGTAGTATTTGTACTGGAGTTATTAAAAAAAACACCTTGCGGGAAAAGTTATCAGCAGTCCATAAACTCATTAGAATTGATTATCCTTTTCGTCATTCATCATGCGTCATTCTCGTATTCTCTGTTGTCCACGGTAGCCGTCGACATTCTCCGTGTACCCACAAATAAAGGAACGCCGTCTGTCGTCTTCCATTACCTTTCTACCTGTCACCTGTCGACGTAAGACAGTGGAGCATATGATTTGGGACTTGGAAACCTTCCAATTTTGCTTCCGGCGTGAAGATGTACAAACCGAGCCATTTTATGACGATAACTCAAATAGGGAAAAAAACTTGCCAGGGTGGCCAAGTGAAAAAGTAAACAAGCCAGAGTTCCTTCCGGCTTGTCCTTTGCCTATTACTTTCCCTCTGAACATCTGTTGTGTAATGCTCTCacgtcttcatcataccTCCTTCGGTCCTATAATCCAGGATACGTATCAAAAGCGGCAGAAACGACCATAAACCCCATACATAATGAAAATATGGCAATTCAAAGTCAAGAAAGGGAACGGGAATCACGCACAGCGCGAAAGCCCTATCACTCAACAGCTAGATTGAATTCGAACGGGAATCACGCACAGCGCGAAAACCCTATCGCTCTACAGCTAGACTGAATTCATTACTAACTTGAGTCTTTATCGCCCAGCCAActccctcatctcctcgatcatgcccttttccttcttcttgaccactgccatcttcagcttcttcttcttcctctcctctttcacttTCTTCCACCCAATCTTactcaacttcttctccagttCTCCTGAGAGACGCATCTCTTCAAGAGTCTCCAGATCTCCCAAAATGGGCTCATTGCCGATCATGACGATTGGCGAGTCCGCCGCAGCAGGCAGACCGAGACGGGCTAGGATAGAGAGGATGATCTCACGGTCTGGCCGGGAGTGGAGAGGGATATAAGTGATATGTCGGTTGGTTGAGTGGGAAGAGGCGATGATATCGATTACGTCGTGCGGGAGTTGCTTACGTCTATCCAAAGTGTGAAGGGGAGGTTAGGGACAGAAGGaagtgagaagaagaggaatgtCAGCCAAAGTCTCTTGTGCTGCTACGTTTTCCCCACTGGGGAAGGGGGAATATTAAAAGACAACGAGCTCACCCATTACCGCCAAACCAAACGACGACCTCATCGTCCCATTCACTCTCAATATCCTTCAAccactcctcctccccctctgctttctctttcccttccttaCCGTTCATGCTCGCCAACCCCCCCTCTCCACCAAACTTCCTCGCTGCTGCACTAATACCAAGTATTGTGTTCGCATCCAGCGGTTTCGAGGGGTCAATGCTCTCAGATAAGACGTTATACTGTGAAGCAAGGATGTACGACTGAAGAGCGAGGAGTTCATGTGAGGCTGGGATGGGTCGGGGGCGAAGAGCTGGGCGGGTAATTTTTGGAGGAGCTAAGTAGATTGAATAGAAGATAAAGACAGATATCAGGATGAATTACACATGTTATATTTAGGGGATAATATGGGGATAATGCAAACTTACGAAGAGCATGGTGTTGTTGAGCTTGCAATTGaaccatcttctcaactTCCTTGACCTTTTCGACCGCCTGGACTTCCTTATTCACCTCAGTTTCCTTCTTTGGCCTAATCCCTTTCAACATCCACGCCGTTTTTTTATGAGGTGGCTGAtattccctctcctctcccatccCCTCCCACTCTAACGCGTTTACATCGACGTTGACATTGACATATTGAGCTTCCGGAACGAGTGCGATTCGTTTCGCTATATCTCCCAGGAAAAGACTGGGTGGCCTGGCGGAGGGGACAAAGATGAGAATAGCGATGGTTGTGAAAATAATGCAAACCAAGAAAACAAGTCGCAAGATTGGCTTCGGGACCGTAAATGCGGATTGGAAAGAGCGGAAGTGTGAAGTAGAAGGTGAGACAAGGTTGATTGGTGGTGCGAGCTGTAGCTGCTCCTGGTCCAAACCTTGGCATGAAGGGGACAAGATGCTGATTGTCGAACTCTCAGGAATAGACTCAAGATCTCGGGCAGCATAATAACCATTTCCATGTCGTCCGTGcccagaagaagggtagACAGAAGTAATGAGAGTGAAGCGTTCTTGCTGAGGGCTACGTGAAGAGCGAGCTTTGAGGGGTGGTGGTGAGCGGTGGTGGCCATCGACGGAATATTGAGGAATAAACTCGGAAGGCAACAACAAAGATTTGACCGAAGTCAGACCGTGATTGGGATCAAGTTTAGATCGTGGGCCACGCG
The Cryptococcus neoformans var. neoformans JEC21 chromosome 8 sequence genome window above contains:
- a CDS encoding chromatin binding protein, putative, which codes for MSTVTFENIFHGDSADLGKLRFNPVGFGWKAYQSEDNNPTTYNGSDIRHATWFRVARHFQLRLGMRNSEKPRISFDGFKRDDLDKIKRTLQEYFNITLETRDTSLKGWNWGEAQVKGSDLVFQVQGKTAFDVPLSQVANSNIAGKYEVALEFNPPSNYKFDPKDLNKRPPDEMVEMRFYIPGKSMKKAGSDAGSGGEETELDEEGNEVSAADAFHSLIKEKADIGAVVGDSIVVFEDCLILTPRGRFSIEVYADSIRLVGKSTDHRVPFTSIHRIFLLPKLDDLHVQLVLGLDPPIRQGATRYPFLVAQWPKDEVVNAELNLTDEELAQYPDLEKTYEATTFQVVSRVLKALTGKKVTPPGSLRNAQGLNGIRANVKAVQGELYFLEKGLIFISKQPILIDFSKTDSISFSRVGGGVASARTFDMRVVSKTGGADHVFSAINKQEVGPISSFLQSKNIRLKNEMEEAIVDIDEPFSDDDEEMESPSEDERPSKAKNDKSKTKPVKKAADDDEDESDDEDFEDESSDGGSPSESDSDDDSGMASDASDPMMEELRKKTQAKRTKAKETSGSGSEDEKPKKKKAKKDDDE
- a CDS encoding expressed protein — its product is MSSPIHQYLFSPPPSPPSRGPRSKLDPNHGLTSVKSLLLPSEFIPQYSVDGHHRSPPPLKARSSRSPQQERFTLITSVYPSSGHGRHGNGYYAARDLESIPESSTISILSPSCQGLDQEQLQLAPPINLVSPSTSHFRSFQSAFTVPKPILRLVFLVCIIFTTIAILIFVPSARPPSLFLGDIAKRIALVPEAQYVNVNVDVNALEWEGMGEEREYQPPHKKTAWMLKGIRPKKETEVNKEVQAVEKVKEVEKMVQLQAQQHHALPPPKITRPALRPRPIPASHELLALQSYILASQYNVLSESIDPSKPLDANTILGISAAARKFGGEGGLASMNGKEGKEKAEGEEEWLKDIESEWDDEVVVWFGGNGRKQLPHDVIDIIASSHSTNRHITYIPLHSRPDREIILSILARLGLPAAADSPIVMIGNEPILGDLETLEEMRLSGELEKKLSKIGWKKVKEERKKKKLKMAVVKKKEKGMIEEMRELAGR